The Asticcacaulis excentricus genome has a segment encoding these proteins:
- a CDS encoding proteinase inhibitor i78, which translates to MMKKLAAGSALLLLAACSTPAPPPVSPPPPPAVSRPTPQKPPEFKPVDTDKCEAKSLQYLVGKPRTQIPVPLEPSKRRVLCSTCAATMDYRADRQTIIFDTDTGIIKSVTCG; encoded by the coding sequence ATGATGAAAAAACTGGCCGCTGGATCGGCCCTGCTTCTGCTGGCCGCCTGCTCGACGCCGGCCCCGCCGCCTGTTTCACCGCCGCCGCCGCCCGCTGTATCGCGCCCCACACCGCAAAAACCGCCGGAATTCAAGCCGGTCGATACCGACAAGTGCGAGGCCAAGAGCCTGCAATATCTGGTGGGTAAGCCGCGCACCCAGATCCCGGTGCCGCTGGAGCCTTCAAAGCGCCGTGTTCTGTGTTCGACCTGTGCGGCGACCATGGATTACCGCGCCGATCGTCAGACGATCATTTTCGATACGGATACGGGGATTATCAAGTCGGTCACCTGCGGCTAG
- a CDS encoding DNA polymerase III subunit chi, with amino-acid sequence MTQVWFYHLERTPLKAALPDLLEKTLQKGWKAYVLGAAGETLEGLDQHLWAYRDEAFLPHGLESEPQAARQPVLLGDSGGNANGAEVLFSVSAMNLPELSPYQRCLILFEGHDETHLNWARAQWKTLKAQNLDLAYWKQNDAGRWEKVQ; translated from the coding sequence ATGACTCAGGTCTGGTTCTATCATCTCGAACGCACGCCGTTGAAGGCCGCTTTGCCGGACCTGCTGGAAAAGACCCTGCAAAAGGGCTGGAAGGCCTATGTGCTGGGGGCGGCGGGCGAGACGCTGGAGGGACTGGATCAGCACCTGTGGGCGTATCGCGATGAGGCCTTTCTGCCGCATGGACTGGAGAGCGAGCCTCAGGCGGCGCGCCAGCCGGTACTGCTGGGCGACAGCGGCGGCAATGCCAACGGTGCTGAGGTGCTGTTCTCGGTGTCCGCCATGAATTTGCCCGAACTGTCGCCGTATCAGAGGTGTCTGATCCTGTTTGAGGGCCACGATGAAACGCATCTGAACTGGGCGCGTGCCCAATGGAAGACGCTGAAGGCCCAAAATCTCGATCTGGCCTACTGGAAACAAAACGACGCCGGTCGTTGGGAGAAGGTCCAATGA
- a CDS encoding leucyl aminopeptidase, translated as MQIELSAVLPADTALAVVVGEGLTLSAAAQALETATGGYFTGALKKSGFTGAKGKVQTVSATADQSYTALVALGAGPLGDLKGQTLESVAGSLWHGLKASGLTSVALDLSGFAAQEVATVRFALTLAAYRFDKYFGQAKLDKLPALKTITLVTADVAAAEAAYQPLKAVAEGIILARNLVSEPPNVLYPESYAEIIKGYESLGLKVEVLGEAEMKALGMNALLGVGQGSRKESKLVVMQWNGAGDAQPVAFVGKGVTFDTGGISIKPAEGMEDMKWDMGGSAAVVGAMVALAGRKAKVNAVGIVGLVENMPDGNAQRPGDVVKAMSGTTIEVINTDAEGRLVLADALWYCQERFKPQFMIDLATLTGAMIISLGMDYAGVFSNNDDLADKLVSASKSVSENTWRMPLPPQYEKQIDSKIADIRNIGGRPAGSITAALFLQRFVNDVPWAHIDIAPTAWTNEQRLTTVPEGGTGFGVRTLNALVEAYYEQ; from the coding sequence ATGCAGATCGAACTGTCCGCCGTCCTTCCCGCCGATACCGCCCTGGCCGTTGTGGTCGGTGAGGGACTGACCCTGAGCGCCGCCGCACAGGCGCTGGAAACCGCCACGGGCGGCTACTTCACCGGGGCGCTGAAAAAGTCAGGATTTACCGGTGCCAAGGGCAAGGTGCAGACCGTATCGGCTACGGCGGATCAGTCCTATACGGCTCTGGTGGCCCTGGGGGCCGGGCCTCTGGGCGACCTGAAGGGGCAGACGCTCGAATCGGTGGCCGGCAGCCTGTGGCACGGCCTGAAGGCGTCGGGCCTGACTTCGGTGGCGCTCGACCTGTCAGGCTTTGCGGCGCAAGAGGTGGCGACGGTGCGTTTCGCCCTGACGCTCGCCGCCTATCGCTTCGACAAATATTTCGGTCAGGCCAAGCTGGACAAGCTCCCGGCGCTGAAGACGATCACGCTGGTGACGGCGGATGTGGCCGCCGCCGAAGCGGCTTATCAACCGTTGAAAGCGGTCGCCGAGGGTATCATTCTGGCGCGCAATCTGGTGTCTGAGCCCCCGAACGTTCTCTATCCCGAATCCTACGCCGAAATCATCAAGGGCTACGAATCGCTGGGCCTTAAGGTCGAGGTGCTGGGCGAAGCCGAAATGAAGGCCTTGGGCATGAACGCGCTTCTGGGCGTGGGGCAGGGCTCGCGCAAGGAATCGAAGCTGGTCGTCATGCAGTGGAACGGCGCGGGCGATGCGCAGCCGGTGGCCTTTGTCGGCAAGGGCGTGACCTTTGACACCGGAGGCATCTCCATCAAGCCCGCTGAGGGCATGGAAGACATGAAATGGGACATGGGCGGTTCAGCCGCTGTAGTCGGGGCCATGGTGGCGCTGGCCGGGCGTAAGGCGAAGGTCAATGCCGTGGGTATCGTTGGCCTTGTCGAAAACATGCCGGATGGCAATGCCCAGCGTCCGGGCGATGTGGTGAAGGCCATGTCGGGTACGACGATCGAGGTCATCAATACCGACGCCGAAGGCCGCCTCGTTCTCGCCGATGCCCTGTGGTATTGCCAGGAACGCTTCAAGCCGCAGTTCATGATTGATCTGGCCACCCTGACCGGAGCCATGATCATTTCGCTGGGCATGGACTATGCCGGCGTCTTTTCCAACAATGACGATCTGGCGGACAAGCTGGTGAGCGCGTCGAAGTCGGTGTCGGAAAACACCTGGCGGATGCCGCTGCCGCCGCAATACGAAAAGCAGATCGACTCCAAAATCGCTGACATCCGCAATATTGGCGGCCGTCCGGCGGGTTCGATCACCGCAGCCCTGTTCCTTCAGCGCTTCGTCAATGACGTGCCGTGGGCGCATATCGACATCGCCCCGACGGCCTGGACCAATGAGCAGCGCCTGACCACAGTGCCAGAAGGCGGCACCGGTTTTGGCGTGCGCACGCTCAATGCGCTGGTTGAGGCCTATTACGAGCAGTAA
- a CDS encoding LptF/LptG family permease — protein sequence MRTIEGYISRQMRTPILGAIAALTAIAILSQSLTQFDVIVERGQSLSTFLKITFLALPQLSGLIFPVAIFVGTLVALNRMHNDHEIVAGYANGMSLWRIASPVVRFGVYITLMGLLMTLFIQPAASRAMREELFKIKTDVIAAAVREGDFSTTPSGMTIYVQRIDQSGLLRQIFIRTPGPHGLDRTYSAREGRVITPAKGGQVLILRDGSTQQLSPEGVLNHLTFAEYSFDISQYVISEDYLHFKDSDRFPHELFFPNRAMEWENGNWTKLMAEGHARISGPLYNLGFCLLAVVGVLGGAFSRQGYGRRIATVSFIAAGIRIVGFAIEAGCANTPVLNILQYVVPVALIWVCLSIIHKNDRTCVRGKAKRTQDLTELTPIGGQA from the coding sequence TTGCGTACGATCGAAGGTTACATCTCGCGCCAGATGCGCACGCCGATTCTGGGGGCGATTGCCGCCCTGACGGCTATCGCCATCCTGTCGCAATCCCTGACCCAGTTTGACGTCATCGTTGAACGCGGCCAGAGCCTGAGCACCTTCCTGAAAATCACCTTCCTGGCTCTGCCGCAGTTGTCCGGCCTGATCTTTCCGGTGGCCATCTTTGTCGGCACGCTGGTGGCGCTCAACCGTATGCACAATGACCATGAAATTGTGGCCGGCTATGCCAACGGCATGTCCTTGTGGCGCATCGCCTCACCGGTGGTGCGTTTTGGCGTCTATATCACCCTGATGGGCCTGTTGATGACCCTGTTCATCCAGCCCGCCGCCTCACGCGCCATGCGCGAAGAACTGTTCAAGATCAAGACCGACGTCATTGCCGCCGCTGTGCGCGAAGGCGATTTTTCGACGACGCCATCCGGCATGACGATCTACGTGCAGCGGATTGATCAAAGCGGCCTGCTGCGGCAAATCTTTATCCGCACACCCGGCCCGCATGGCCTTGACCGCACCTATTCGGCGCGCGAAGGCCGCGTCATCACCCCGGCCAAGGGCGGACAGGTCCTGATCCTGCGCGACGGCTCGACCCAGCAATTGTCGCCGGAAGGCGTGCTGAACCACCTGACCTTTGCCGAATACTCCTTTGATATATCGCAGTACGTGATCTCGGAAGACTATCTGCACTTCAAGGATTCCGACCGCTTCCCGCACGAACTCTTCTTCCCCAACCGCGCCATGGAGTGGGAAAACGGCAACTGGACCAAGCTGATGGCCGAAGGCCACGCGCGCATTTCCGGCCCGCTGTATAATCTGGGCTTCTGTTTGCTGGCGGTTGTGGGCGTCCTGGGCGGCGCGTTCAGCCGTCAGGGTTATGGGCGACGCATCGCCACGGTGTCGTTTATCGCCGCCGGTATCCGCATCGTCGGCTTCGCTATCGAAGCGGGATGCGCCAACACGCCGGTACTCAACATCCTACAATATGTCGTGCCGGTGGCCCTGATCTGGGTCTGTCTGTCCATCATCCATAAAAACGACCGTACCTGCGTGCGCGGCAAGGCGAAGCGTACGCAAGACCTGACGGAACTGACGCCCATCGGAGGTCAGGCATGA
- a CDS encoding LptF/LptG family permease, protein MNPVTAALNLLAYVNPWRRERLTTYIITRCLMAIGTALVVVSSIIFLIDYVEISKSLGQRGDLSSFQIVGLLMLKSPNIILVLLPFAFLFGTLSAFVGLNRRSELIAMRAAGMSAWRFVLPAAGMAAILGALTVTVLNPVATVLADQYDRFAAQQSQSDTRAKSGEIYLRQGDGKQQTVIHARKQSEDGRLIDASFWTFSLDETEIPRFLTRIDASEAVLRPGTWQLKSARVSKPGETTLYYNTLSIGSNLSPERAFNRFAAPQSTNFWQLPGTIAQIESSGFSAAGYVLRLNQLLATPLMFAAMTALGAAFSLRLMRIGGLARLTLSGIVLGFMVFFLNQLCGSLGKAEVIPAFLAGWATPFAAFLTAMTLLVYTEDG, encoded by the coding sequence ATGAACCCGGTCACCGCCGCTCTGAACCTGCTGGCCTATGTCAATCCGTGGCGTCGTGAGCGCCTGACGACCTACATCATCACGCGCTGCCTGATGGCCATAGGCACGGCGCTTGTGGTGGTCTCCAGCATTATCTTCCTGATTGACTACGTTGAAATTTCGAAGTCGCTGGGTCAGCGCGGCGACCTGAGCAGTTTTCAGATCGTCGGTCTGCTGATGCTCAAATCCCCCAATATCATTCTGGTCCTGCTGCCCTTTGCCTTCCTGTTCGGCACCCTGTCGGCCTTTGTGGGGCTGAACCGCCGTTCCGAGTTGATCGCCATGCGCGCCGCCGGTATGTCGGCCTGGCGCTTTGTCCTGCCCGCTGCGGGGATGGCGGCGATTTTGGGCGCATTGACCGTTACCGTACTTAACCCCGTCGCCACAGTGCTGGCGGATCAGTATGACCGCTTTGCCGCTCAGCAGTCGCAATCGGACACCCGTGCGAAGTCGGGTGAAATCTATCTGCGGCAAGGCGACGGCAAGCAGCAGACGGTTATCCATGCCCGTAAGCAGAGCGAAGACGGGCGCCTGATCGACGCCAGCTTCTGGACCTTCTCGCTTGATGAAACGGAAATTCCGCGTTTTCTGACACGCATTGATGCGTCGGAAGCGGTGCTGCGGCCCGGCACCTGGCAGCTCAAAAGCGCGCGGGTCAGCAAGCCGGGTGAGACAACCCTTTATTATAACACCCTGTCCATTGGTTCAAACCTGAGCCCGGAGCGGGCGTTCAACCGCTTCGCGGCGCCGCAATCCACCAATTTCTGGCAACTGCCCGGTACCATCGCCCAGATCGAATCGTCAGGATTCTCTGCCGCCGGATACGTTTTGCGCCTGAATCAATTGCTGGCCACCCCACTGATGTTCGCGGCCATGACCGCGCTGGGGGCCGCCTTCAGCCTGCGCCTGATGCGGATTGGCGGGCTTGCGCGTCTGACCCTGTCGGGTATCGTGTTGGGCTTTATGGTGTTTTTCCTCAACCAGCTCTGTGGCTCACTGGGAAAGGCCGAGGTTATCCCCGCCTTTCTCGCCGGCTGGGCCACCCCCTTCGCCGCCTTTTTGACGGCGATGACATTGCTTGTTTATACTGAGGACGGTTAG
- the lptD gene encoding LPS assembly protein LptD, which translates to MRKASLKLSVGVLTLVAAGVVSGQAAARPDAEADGDLRLKGVRFFADETELTAPAVEAVATPAPVVATSSPLPAPRSEPSKDAAPAVSVAHGTTETVAVSPSEAPKVTRPRRSSAPAAESAALPAVTLAQTDTPAQPQPSPMVMNARLSDEQLLKAERDRLNGKDNPADSKPADPPLPDDGLGEDGAFITADEVTSPEENIMVARGKVEMRWEGRLIRADEVRYDQTTGKTVATGNVQTINPDGSVQYADRLEVDNEHSSGTGDRIAYIDTEQSKLFANKVERLDEQTNRLSEAIFTPCELCVKDNVTQEPTWHIQASSITQDKKHRVVIYRNAVIKAKGVPVFYMPVLWHADVTAKRSSGFLMPKPGFSGRRGATLELPYLWAVSPYTDIIISPEFSSKLNPLLYLELNRRFYSGDLHSRFGVTNERFFDNKGRKWGDSATRGFMLVDGKFDINEDWRWNFTAQRVWDKTSNGLLSWSGPDTAPTSQPIAVNQPISNFYERYKVDEGFPYAGDFSSNSRRLISQINLVRQTDTAFFSVSLFSFQSLAIAGQHRLSSDLASSPVLYLAERDRTQPAVAPMIDAYWSPDKEILGGRLTLSANAVSIIRKTTPSTDIFLAPDIADPNNRGSVDTARANIGLSWRRGMVTPGGIKVAPFLDARHDEYYLRDYYKTGYALQPGEEDTRRVSRSLGTVGLDVSYPLLRKFNGLTVIVEPIAQLALSPDSQVEPFLTNEDSNAFEVDATTLFKANRSPGFDLYEGGKRLNVGLKTQFSYDSGLRISTLLGRALRQNPEENFYRTYKVGNRTYKYDASSLANTKSDWVVQAEVDTGKGLRLYTRQRIGDDGTIRRGESGASYMSSRTQLTVRHQYDKTGPVFLDDGRIGTTEKYHDLQLFGQHFFTTNWGVSAQVSRDLMRERWLRSEASVIYKDDCARFELVYQRDETALLQEIPGKASESISVRISLATLAPSDDDFVNVR; encoded by the coding sequence ATGAGAAAAGCGTCGCTCAAGCTGAGCGTAGGAGTCCTGACCCTCGTAGCCGCTGGCGTCGTCAGCGGTCAGGCCGCTGCGCGCCCGGATGCCGAAGCGGACGGTGACCTACGCCTCAAAGGCGTTCGCTTTTTCGCCGATGAGACAGAGCTCACCGCACCGGCGGTGGAAGCGGTGGCAACACCCGCGCCCGTGGTAGCGACGTCCTCCCCTCTCCCCGCGCCCCGGTCTGAACCATCCAAAGACGCGGCTCCGGCGGTTTCCGTCGCCCACGGCACGACCGAAACCGTCGCAGTCAGCCCTTCCGAAGCGCCCAAGGTGACCCGCCCCCGGCGTTCCAGCGCGCCTGCCGCCGAAAGCGCGGCCTTGCCTGCCGTCACTCTGGCCCAGACAGACACCCCGGCTCAGCCGCAGCCTTCGCCGATGGTCATGAATGCGCGCCTGAGCGACGAACAGCTCCTCAAGGCCGAACGCGACCGCCTGAATGGCAAGGACAATCCCGCCGACAGCAAACCCGCCGATCCGCCCCTGCCGGACGACGGACTGGGTGAAGACGGGGCCTTTATCACCGCCGATGAAGTCACTTCGCCCGAAGAGAACATCATGGTCGCCCGTGGCAAGGTGGAAATGCGCTGGGAAGGCCGCCTGATTCGCGCTGATGAAGTCCGCTACGATCAGACGACGGGCAAGACGGTGGCCACTGGCAATGTTCAGACGATCAATCCCGATGGCTCGGTGCAATACGCCGACCGGCTGGAGGTCGATAACGAGCATTCCTCCGGTACCGGCGACCGTATCGCCTATATCGACACCGAGCAGTCGAAGCTGTTCGCCAACAAGGTGGAACGTCTGGACGAACAGACCAACCGTCTCAGCGAAGCCATTTTCACACCCTGCGAACTGTGCGTGAAGGACAATGTGACGCAGGAGCCGACCTGGCACATTCAGGCCAGTTCGATCACGCAGGACAAGAAGCACCGCGTGGTGATCTACCGCAACGCCGTCATCAAGGCCAAGGGCGTGCCGGTCTTCTACATGCCGGTCCTGTGGCACGCCGACGTGACGGCCAAGCGCAGCTCCGGCTTCCTCATGCCCAAGCCCGGTTTTTCAGGGCGTCGCGGGGCGACCCTGGAACTGCCGTACCTGTGGGCGGTATCGCCCTATACGGACATCATCATCAGCCCGGAATTTTCGAGCAAGCTCAATCCGCTTCTGTATCTCGAACTGAACCGCCGCTTCTATTCCGGTGATCTGCATAGCCGCTTTGGCGTCACCAATGAGCGCTTTTTCGACAACAAGGGCCGCAAATGGGGCGACAGCGCCACCCGTGGCTTCATGCTGGTCGATGGCAAGTTCGATATCAACGAAGACTGGCGCTGGAATTTCACCGCACAACGCGTGTGGGACAAGACAAGCAACGGTCTGCTGTCGTGGTCGGGGCCAGACACCGCGCCCACCTCACAGCCTATCGCGGTCAATCAGCCGATATCGAACTTTTACGAACGCTATAAGGTCGATGAGGGCTTCCCCTATGCCGGCGATTTTTCGAGCAATTCGCGCCGCCTGATCAGTCAGATCAATCTGGTGCGTCAGACCGATACGGCCTTCTTCAGCGTCTCGCTGTTTTCGTTCCAGAGCCTCGCGATTGCCGGTCAGCACCGCCTGAGTTCCGATCTGGCGTCTAGCCCGGTTCTCTATCTGGCGGAACGCGACCGGACACAACCTGCCGTCGCGCCGATGATCGACGCCTACTGGTCGCCGGATAAGGAGATACTGGGCGGGCGTCTGACCCTGTCGGCCAATGCCGTGTCCATCATTCGCAAAACGACGCCTTCGACGGATATTTTTCTGGCCCCCGACATCGCCGATCCGAATAATCGCGGGTCCGTTGATACGGCGCGCGCCAATATCGGTCTGTCGTGGCGGCGCGGCATGGTCACCCCCGGCGGCATCAAGGTCGCGCCCTTCCTCGACGCGCGTCACGACGAATACTATCTGCGCGACTATTACAAGACCGGATATGCCCTGCAACCCGGCGAAGAGGATACGCGGCGGGTGTCACGCAGCCTCGGCACGGTCGGCCTCGACGTCTCCTACCCGCTGCTGCGCAAGTTCAACGGCCTGACCGTGATCGTCGAGCCGATCGCGCAACTGGCCCTGTCGCCCGATTCGCAGGTCGAACCCTTCCTCACCAACGAAGACTCCAATGCGTTCGAAGTCGATGCGACCACCCTGTTCAAGGCCAACCGTTCCCCCGGTTTCGACCTTTACGAGGGCGGCAAACGCCTGAATGTAGGGCTGAAGACCCAGTTCAGCTATGATTCGGGCCTGCGCATCTCCACGCTTCTGGGGCGAGCCTTGCGTCAAAATCCGGAAGAAAACTTCTACCGCACCTACAAGGTCGGCAACCGGACCTACAAATACGATGCTTCCAGTCTGGCCAATACCAAATCGGACTGGGTTGTGCAGGCCGAGGTCGATACGGGCAAGGGCCTGCGCCTTTATACGCGCCAGCGTATTGGCGATGACGGCACGATCCGTCGCGGTGAAAGCGGCGCCAGCTATATGAGCAGCCGCACGCAACTGACGGTTCGCCATCAATACGACAAGACCGGCCCCGTATTCCTTGACGACGGGCGCATCGGTACCACCGAAAAGTACCACGACCTGCAACTGTTCGGTCAGCATTTCTTCACGACCAACTGGGGCGTGTCGGCGCAGGTCAGCCGTGACCTGATGCGCGAACGCTGGCTGCGTTCCGAAGCCTCCGTCATCTACAAGGATGACTGCGCGCGCTTTGAACTGGTCTATCAACGCGACGAAACGGCCCTGCTGCAAGAGATCCCTGGCAAGGCCAGCGAGTCTATTTCGGTTCGGATAAGTCTTGCCACATTGGCGCCATCGGACGATGATTTTGTCAATGTACGCTAA
- a CDS encoding peptidylprolyl isomerase produces MTSVAFRRSALLLCTCLTLSGLPAVAQTTAQPAAQARPLGEGVVALVNDKLISSYDLKQRMLLLIITSGVQVTQQNYAAFQQQALRALIDEHLQLAEADHFKLTVSDEEIDEEIGNMAQQSGLSKDQLLAELKRAGIEAQTLRDQIKAEIAWGQLVNGRFRPKARVGKDQVDAFMTKLTEDSQKPQYLVAEILIDPEVAGGQKEAEAGAQQLFDQIAQGVAPFQSVARQFSNAPSAANGGDAGWLVSGTIDPKVETVLKGMNPGQMTRPIVTDEGVYIYYLREKKEGKADAKVRLKQAAVPLTGGDSAMRALASFRAKYPTCDALNNEKGNGQVSVADLGFTTLSDLKPEYASALQPLKVGQSTEPMKNAMNINVVYVCDKTAAGDDVPSREQVEQRLTQQKVAMLGRRYLRDIRDGATIESR; encoded by the coding sequence ATGACCTCCGTTGCCTTCCGCCGTTCCGCGCTGCTGCTTTGCACCTGCCTCACCCTGTCGGGCCTTCCGGCCGTCGCGCAGACGACCGCCCAACCGGCGGCGCAGGCGCGCCCGCTGGGCGAAGGGGTCGTGGCGCTGGTCAATGACAAGCTGATCTCGTCCTACGATCTCAAGCAGCGTATGCTGTTGCTGATCATCACCTCGGGTGTGCAGGTCACGCAGCAAAACTACGCGGCGTTTCAGCAGCAGGCCCTGCGCGCGCTGATCGATGAGCACTTACAACTGGCCGAAGCCGACCACTTCAAGCTGACCGTCTCCGATGAGGAAATCGACGAGGAAATCGGCAATATGGCGCAGCAGTCGGGCCTGTCGAAGGATCAGCTTCTGGCCGAACTGAAGCGCGCCGGCATCGAAGCGCAGACCCTGCGCGATCAGATCAAGGCAGAAATCGCCTGGGGGCAACTGGTCAATGGCCGTTTCCGCCCCAAGGCGCGCGTCGGCAAGGATCAGGTCGATGCCTTCATGACCAAGCTGACCGAAGATAGCCAGAAGCCGCAATATCTGGTGGCCGAAATCCTGATCGATCCGGAAGTCGCCGGTGGTCAGAAAGAGGCCGAGGCCGGGGCGCAGCAACTGTTCGATCAGATCGCGCAGGGCGTCGCGCCGTTTCAGTCGGTGGCACGGCAGTTTTCCAACGCCCCGTCGGCGGCCAATGGCGGTGACGCGGGTTGGCTGGTCTCTGGTACCATTGACCCCAAGGTTGAAACCGTGCTCAAGGGCATGAATCCGGGGCAGATGACACGTCCGATCGTCACCGACGAAGGCGTCTATATCTACTATCTGCGCGAAAAGAAGGAAGGTAAGGCCGACGCCAAGGTGCGCCTGAAACAGGCCGCCGTACCGCTGACCGGGGGGGATTCGGCCATGCGAGCTCTGGCCAGCTTCCGCGCCAAGTATCCGACCTGTGACGCTCTCAATAACGAAAAGGGCAATGGTCAGGTCAGCGTCGCCGATCTCGGCTTTACGACCCTCAGCGACTTAAAGCCGGAATACGCCTCGGCGCTGCAACCGCTCAAGGTCGGCCAAAGCACCGAGCCGATGAAAAACGCCATGAATATCAATGTGGTCTATGTCTGCGACAAGACCGCCGCCGGTGATGATGTTCCTTCGCGCGAACAGGTCGAACAACGCCTGACGCAGCAAAAGGTCGCCATGCTGGGCCGCCGCTATCTGCGTGACATCCGCGACGGTGCCACCATCGAAAGCCGGTAA
- the pdxA gene encoding 4-hydroxythreonine-4-phosphate dehydrogenase PdxA, with product MRPPITAPLILSLGDPCGTGPELVHKAWAALRSRTDYAFAVLGDADLLASLGPVRPIHDLSETIAAFPDGLPVLDRPLSAPARPGQPDPVHAPHITGWIREGVALCLSGEARGLVTAPIAKSVLYATGFAFPGHTEYLGDLTADTPYPGTRGPVMMLTAPDAANDSALRVVLATIHIPLSEVKAHLSAEPLRSLAHVTHEALIRDFGVARPRLVLAGLNPHAGEDGTIGREEVDLLQPLVVALRTEGLDISGPLPADTLFHAEARRTYDAALCLYHDQGLIPLKTLDFWGGVNITLGLPLVRTSPDHGTGFAIAGKGIARPDSLINAIRAAHDISLNRAQKTT from the coding sequence TTGCGCCCGCCCATCACGGCGCCGCTGATCCTCAGCCTGGGTGATCCCTGCGGCACAGGGCCGGAACTGGTTCACAAGGCGTGGGCGGCTCTCAGATCACGGACCGACTACGCTTTCGCGGTACTGGGCGATGCCGATCTGCTGGCGTCTCTGGGGCCGGTTCGGCCTATCCATGACCTGTCCGAAACCATAGCCGCCTTTCCCGATGGCCTGCCGGTTCTCGACCGCCCGCTAAGCGCCCCCGCCCGTCCCGGTCAGCCCGATCCGGTCCATGCGCCGCACATTACCGGCTGGATACGCGAAGGCGTCGCGCTTTGCCTGTCCGGTGAGGCGCGCGGCCTCGTTACCGCCCCCATCGCCAAGTCGGTGCTCTACGCCACCGGCTTCGCCTTTCCCGGCCACACGGAATATCTGGGTGACCTGACCGCCGATACCCCCTATCCCGGCACGCGCGGCCCGGTCATGATGCTGACCGCACCCGATGCCGCCAATGATAGCGCCCTGCGCGTCGTGCTGGCCACCATCCACATCCCGCTGTCCGAGGTGAAAGCGCACCTGTCGGCAGAGCCCCTTCGCAGCCTTGCCCACGTCACCCACGAAGCCCTGATCCGCGACTTCGGCGTGGCCAGACCGCGGCTGGTGCTGGCCGGACTCAATCCTCATGCGGGTGAAGACGGCACCATCGGGCGCGAGGAAGTCGATCTGTTACAACCTCTGGTGGTGGCCTTGCGCACCGAAGGGCTGGACATCTCAGGTCCCCTGCCCGCCGACACGCTTTTCCACGCGGAGGCGCGTCGCACCTATGACGCCGCCCTGTGCCTGTATCACGATCAAGGCTTGATTCCGCTTAAGACGCTGGACTTCTGGGGCGGGGTCAATATAACCCTCGGCCTGCCCCTTGTACGGACGTCTCCGGATCACGGCACCGGTTTTGCCATTGCCGGCAAGGGCATAGCCCGCCCCGACAGCCTGATCAACGCCATCCGGGCCGCCCACGACATCAGCCTGAACCGAGCCCAAAAAACCACGTAA
- the rsmA gene encoding 16S rRNA (adenine(1518)-N(6)/adenine(1519)-N(6))-dimethyltransferase RsmA yields the protein MTLPSLRESLEAHGLMAKKSFGQHFLLDLNVTRKIVRLGQEGGNSFDSQVVIEVGPGPGGLTRAALESEAAYVLAVEKDARFIDLLTELDTAYPGRFSVVEADALKVDEPALLAERSLPSQAHLVSNLPYNVGTPLLIKWLTGPWQPKSLTLMFQLEVALRVVAPVGDDDYGRLGVISQVLCDCEKLMDLPARAFTPPPKVDSAVVRLIPKAERPEARVIRNLETLTAAAFGQRRKMLRASLKALGGETLLAKVGIDPTLRAENISPADFLRLAEAL from the coding sequence ATGACCCTGCCCTCCCTCCGCGAAAGCCTCGAAGCCCACGGCCTGATGGCCAAAAAGAGCTTCGGTCAGCACTTCCTGCTCGACCTCAATGTGACGCGCAAGATCGTGCGTCTGGGGCAGGAGGGCGGCAATAGCTTCGACAGTCAGGTGGTGATCGAGGTCGGCCCCGGTCCCGGCGGTCTGACGCGCGCCGCACTGGAAAGCGAAGCCGCTTATGTGCTGGCCGTCGAAAAGGACGCGCGGTTTATCGACTTGCTGACGGAACTGGATACGGCCTATCCCGGCCGTTTCAGCGTGGTCGAAGCCGATGCGCTGAAGGTCGATGAGCCCGCCCTGCTGGCCGAACGTAGCCTGCCATCGCAGGCGCATCTGGTCTCCAACCTGCCCTACAATGTCGGGACACCCCTGCTGATCAAGTGGCTGACCGGGCCGTGGCAGCCCAAATCCCTGACCCTGATGTTTCAGCTTGAGGTCGCCCTGCGCGTCGTCGCGCCGGTCGGGGACGATGATTACGGCCGTCTGGGGGTCATCTCTCAGGTCCTGTGCGACTGTGAAAAGCTGATGGACCTGCCGGCGCGCGCCTTCACCCCGCCGCCCAAGGTCGATAGCGCCGTAGTGCGCCTGATCCCCAAGGCCGAACGCCCCGAGGCGCGCGTCATCCGCAATCTGGAAACCCTCACCGCCGCGGCCTTTGGTCAGCGTCGCAAGATGCTGCGGGCCTCGTTAAAGGCGCTGGGCGGCGAGACCCTGCTGGCCAAGGTTGGGATTGATCCGACCCTGCGCGCTGAAAATATCAGCCCGGCGGACTTTTTGCGGTTGGCAGAAGCGCTTTAA